aagtgttctgtatctgtaatgttaACGccgtgccctttttttttttagtgggggtcGATGCAAagcattctgtatctgtaatgttaACGCCGTGccctttttttggtggggggtcgATGCAAAGCGCTCTGTATCTGTAATGTTAACGCCGTGCCCTTTTTTGGTGGCTGGTCGATGCAAAGCGCTCTGTATCTGTAATGTTAACGCCGCGCCCTTTTTTTTAGTGGGGGGTCAGTGCAAAgcgttctgtatctgtaatgttaACGCCGTGccctttttttttagtggggggtCGATGCAAAGCGCTCTGTATCTGTAATGTTAACACCGTGCaccttttttggtggtggtggtgggggagggggggggtcgatgcaaagtgttctgtatctgtaatgttaACGCCGTGccctttttttggtgggggggtcgAAGCAAAgcgttctgtatctataatgttAACGCCgtgccctttttttttggtggggggtcaGGTTCTACTTTTACGGGATGCACGGGCTGCTGGACGAGATAGTCTTCACGGCCCTCTTCGATCTGGTGTTCGAACCTGAGGGCAACAGACAGCTGAAGGGCTACAGCACCctgtcctccttcttcatctATGGGTCCTGCAGCTTTGTCATGGAGAGCTGCTTTATATACTGTACAAAGTCAGtgcttgttggggtttttgttgtttgcttgtttcttcttcttcttctacttcttcttctcttctctctctctctctctctctctctctctctgtgtctctgtctgtctctctgtctctctctctctgtgtctctgtctctctctctgtctctgcctatctctctgtctcctgtctctctcttgcagcTTTGTCATGGAGAGCTGCTTTATATACTGTACAAAGTCAAtgcttgttggggtttttgttgtttgcttgcttcttcttcttcttctctctctcctgtctctgtctctctctgtctcctctctctctctgtgtctctgtctctatctatctctctgtctctgtctctctcttgcagcTTTGTCATGGAGAGCTGCTTTATATACTGTACAAGTCAGTGCTTGTTTGAGCTTTTGTTGTttgcctgtttcttcttcttcttctttctctctcctgtctctgtctctgtctctctctctctctctctctctctctctctctctgtgtctctgtctctatctctctctctgtctctctcttgcagcTTTGTCATGGAGAGCTGCTTTATATACTGTACAAGTCAGtgcttgttggggtttttgttgtttgcttgcttcttcttcttctctctctctctctgtctgtgtctctctctgtctctctgtctctcactctctctctctctgtgtctctatctatctctctttctctgtctctctctctcttgcagcttTCGTCATGGACAGCTGCTTTATATACCGTACAaagtcagtgtttgttttttgtttgtttgtttgttcgtctgcttgtttcttctatctctgtctctctgtctctgtctctgtttctctctgtctctctctctgtctctgtctgtctgtctgtctctgtttctctgtctttctctctctgtctctctgtccctttctctgtctctgtctatcttctctctctctctctctctctctctctgtgtgtgtctctctctctgtctttctcactctgtctctgtctctgtttgtttaaattatgtttattgatggcatcatctgataatggtgtcatacgtaatctcgcattgtatgtacacagagcttttaagttaagagaaacggtattatcataatttctttaattaACTGTGAAAATGGAgaatgtttactgatggttatggtgaccTCCGCATCTTGcgttatcgcccttcattcatgtggggctatggtcttaagtgaataaatcatctcagtctcagtctctctctctctcccacatcttaTTTctagtttatttgtttatttacgtcATGATTTATTGATTAAATCATTAACTGATCAACTCATTAATCAATCAACTCATTAAGTAACTGGTTAATTCATTAACTTATGTATTAATTGGCTCTTTAATTCATTAGTTTACTCATTaattaatcaaccaatcaataaatttatgtatgtatgtcctaaatcgtcccttgGGGGACCAGTCAGTGTACTAAATCGTCCATCGGGGGACCattcagtgtcctaaatcgtccgtAGGGGAACCAGTCAGTGTCCTGAATCGTCCCCCAGAGGAccagtcagtgtcctaaatcgtccctcgGGGGAccagtcagtgtcctaaatcgtcccttgTGGGACCAGTGTCCAAAATCGTCCCCCAGAGGACCAGTCAGTGTCCAAAATCGTCCCTTGTGGGACCAGTGTCCAAAATCGTCCCCCAGATGAccagtcagtgtcctaaattgtTCCGCAGGTGAccagtcagtgtcctaaatcgtccctcaGGGGAACCagtcagtgtccttaatcgtcccTCAGGGGACCAGTCATTGTCCTTAATCGTCCCTCAGGGGACCAGTCATTGTCCTTAATCGTCCCTCAGGGAACCAttcagtgtccttaatcgtcccTCTGCGGACCAGTCATTGTCCTAAATCGTCCATCGGGGGACCagtcagtgtccttaatcgtcccTCAGGGGTACCAGtctgtgtcctaaatcgtccctctGCGGACCAGTCATTGTCCTAAATCGTCCATCGGGGGATCAGTCAGTGTCCAAAATCGTCCACCAGGGGACCagtcagtgtccttaatcgtcccTCAGGGAACCagtcagtgtccttaatcgtcccTCAGGGGACCagtcagtgtccttaatcgtcccTCAGGGGACCagtcagtgtccttaatcgtcccTCAGGGAACCAttcagtgtccttaatcgtcccTCAGGGGACCAGTCATTGTCCTTAATCGTCCCTCAGGGGAACCagtcagtgtccttaatcgtcccTCAGGGGAACCAGTcattgtcctaaatcgtccctcaGGGGAACCagtcagtgtccttaatcgtcccTCAGGGGACCAGTCATTGTCCTTAATCGTCCCTCAGGGAACCAttcagtgtccttaatcgtcccTCTGCGGACCAGTCATTGTCCTAAATCGTCCATCGGGGGACCAGTCAGTGTCCTTAGTCGTCCCTCAGGGGTACCAGtctgtgtcctaaatcgtccctctGCGGACCAGTCATTGTCCTAAATCGTCCATCGGGGGATCAGTCAGTGTCCAAAATCGTCCACCAGGGGACCagtcagtgtccttaatcgtcccTCAGGGAACCagtcagtgtccttaatcgtcccTCAGGGGACCagtcagtgtccttaatcgtcccTCAGGGGACCAGTCAGTGTCCTTAGTCGTCCCTCAGGGAACCagtcagtgtccttaatcgtcccTCAGGGGTACCAGtctgtgtcctaaatcgtccctctGCGGACCAGTCATTGTCCTAAATCGTCCATCGGGGGATCAGTCAGTGTCCAAAATCGTCCACCAGGGGACCagtcagtgtccttaatcgtcccTCAGGGAACCagtcagtgtccttaatcgtcccTCAGGGGACCAGTCAGTGTCCTTAGTCGTCCCTCAGGGAACCagtcagtgtccttaatcgtcccTCTGCGGACCAGTCATTGTCCTAAATCGTCCATCGGGGGACCagtcagtgtccttaatcgtcccTCAGGGGTACCAGtctgtgtcctaaatcgtccctctGCGGACCAGTCATTGTCCTAAATCGTCCATCGGGGGATCAGTCAGTGTCCAAAATCGTCCACCAGGGGACCagtcagtgtccttaatcgtcccTCAGGGAACCagtcagtgtccttaatcgtcccTCAGGGGACCAGTCAGTGTCCTTAGTCGTCCCTCAGGGAACCAGTCAGTGTCCTAGATTGTCCGTCGGGGGACGTTCTGTGATGTCTTCTCCAAGTCCCCCATGACATTGTTTAAATAACtgccccacagcccccccccccccccccgccctccctccagacccccacctccaccccccctccccaactctgaAATAAAATGATATCAGTTTGTTCATGAAATAATCAATCATGATGATATAATTAGTTAATcaactcgttcattcattcatgaattcATTGACGAATTTATTCATTGATATACAtgtgtttctttatctattctttcattcttttcgtcAAGATTttacgccttataaatattattattattattattattattagtagtagtagtagtagtagtagtagtagtagtagtagtagtagtagtatttttatgtatgtatctattttttccctatttttacttatttattaatttattatttttaatttttgttattttatttcatttggggctttttgtttttgttttttttctcaaggcctgactaagcgcgttgggttacgctgctggtcaggcatctgcttggcagatgtggtgtagcgtatatgggtttgaccgaacgcagtgacgcctccttgagctactgatactgatactgatcattctttttttttctttcttctttgtgtgtgtgtgtgtgtgtgtgtgtgtgtgtgtgtgtgtgtgtgtgtgtgtgtgtgtgtgtgtgtttgtgtttgtgtgtgtgtgtgtgtgtgttttcttctgatggggtgggggtgacataGATATAACATGAGAtcctcaccgtcatcatcatcacgacgaAGACAGCTGTTGGAATTTTAACGGACCGTGACGAACACAAGAGCTGTTCCGTGGGAACACGCAAGAGTGTAGCGTgtctgggtttggtttggtttgtttgtttatctgtttatttttaacGTGCCATAACATTTACATTGACGATTTTGATTGAttggtggagtctcccgtcggaccgacggatgagtaggcaggcaggcttatctgtcggtgtgtgtcctcatgtgggagaagaggccgattctggatgcgcagcacttcccacaggtgttgcaagggaaaacgtctccagaagttgagccctgcttccttcgctcacgcttctccttaacggcCAGAGTTCTCTCATTCCGGCATTAGCCTggtttgcctgaccagcacaggtgacttttcttttatgtgaagaggagttgtgcacaTTTACATTACACACCCTCAAATAAAAGCACTTTTCTCTTTCATCCCCCCAGGCGCGGCTACCCCGTGTCGGTACGGCTGGCGATGTACGTGCTGGCCGCCTACCTGTGGGAGTTCACCAGCGGGCTGGTGCTGAGGCAGCTTGGAGCCTGCTCCTGGGACTACAGCCACTACCCGCTCAATCTCCTGGGGCTCGTCACCCTGGTCTACGCCCCCGGCTGGCTCTTCCTCGGCCTCCTCCAGGACTACATGTACCGCTACCTCTTCTCGCTGCACGTGGTCAAGGGCAAGTTCCTCAAGGCCAACTGaattcagttagttagttagttagttagtgtgggaaagaggggcggggcgggggcggggggcggaagaAGTGATGGAAGAAATTGGTGGAAGGGAATGGAGCTGAggatggaagggatggaggaagggggtgtaagaaggggtggaagggaatgaaggaaggatgaatggaaggaaggaaggaatgaaagaaggaaggggtggaagggATGAAAGAACTggaaggggtggaagggaaggatgaaaggaaggatggaaggaatgatggaagaggtggaagaatcgaaaggggtggaagggaatgaagggtggaagggaagggaatgtAGGAAGGATGGTGAGAAGGAAGGATGgtgagaaggagggaagaggtggaagggaatgtaggaaggatggagagaaggagggatggagagaaggagggaagaggtggAAGTGAATgaaggatggaggagaaggaatgatggaaggaaggaaggatggaggagaaggaatgatggaagggaggaaggagggaagcagGAAgagcaagaaggaggaggatcaggagtaAAGGAACAGTGCTGTCCATGGaaaagacagggggaaaaaaagacgaaactttcaacaacaataaaacgagGTTTCCTTTTAGAAACCTTTCGCAAAAAATGAGAAAATGTTGGAGAACTGaaaattaattttgtgtgtgttgtatatatatacgagggtcattgaataaataaggtgaatttttcggtataaggacttctaatacagatagaagcttactttttcttttcttttttcaacgtagtctcccagcactgtcacacacttttcccatctgtgcacaagcttccgtattccctcagcgtaaaaatctttggactgatgtctcagccagtcgctcacaacacttttgacttcatcgtcactttcaaactttgtgcctctcgtgaacgctttcaagggaccaaacaggtgaaagtctgaaggggcaaggtctgggctttaaggtggatgagggagcagttcccagcccagctcgttgatggtctgcaccgttcgggctgctgtgtgaggccttgcatctttggcacccaccggcagctgaccttcgagtagccaaggtcatcatggacaattttgtgtgctgtcccaacagataagctcaaagtccttgcaatgtcatccactgtcacccttctgtcagactgaatgaggtcattgactgattcgatcacctcaggagacctcacttctgtaggccttccaggcctgtcttcatcctcaacactgctccgtccttctttaaacaatttagcccacttgtagacattttttcggctgaaacatgtggcaccatacacagttgacattctcctatgaatttcaactggtttgcacccttcagcaaccaaaaacttgataactgaccgctgttcaatcctggagcatgcttcttggtcggccatctttgttaatcgccaaaactctcaaaggttttttttaatctgcaaaataaattaaatccatgtgaaaaagaagtaaaacaaaaaaaaagaaaaaaaaagtaagcttctatctgtattagaagtccttataccgaaaaattcaccttatttattgaattaccctcgtatatatatatatatatatatatatatatatatatatatatataattttatttttgaTATATAGTttcattacgtgtgtgtgtgtgtgtgtgtgtgtgtgtgtgtgtgtgtgtgttttggggggaggggggatttgcgtttgttgttgttgttcttcttctccttgttcttctcttattgttattgttttctgctttctttctttcttgtttcttcttcttcttcgtcttttttttttttatactgtttgcAGTTttattgtggtgttgttttttttgtgtttttttttttttgtggacaacAAAGTGTGCAACTGCGGAATTTTTCttctccgttttttgttttttcttctttgacatACGCACGTATACCTGGTGTGCTGCTGATATAATTATATAACACTgtggatatcttttttttctctctttcgtatCTCTACTGACGCAATATGCactgacatttttgtttgtttgccgtttgtttgttttgctttgttttgttggttgagAGGTGTATTCTGCTGAACATCGAATTCGTATGTAAATAGACTttaattttcttgtgtgtttgtttttgttcagagtctctttgttttgtttgtttcttgctgttactgctactactactactactacttcttcttcttcttctctgataaTGAAGAAAGGAACATATGTAACATGTAagaaatgagggaaggaaggaaggaaggaaggaaggaaggaataattgaaagagagaaggatgatATACTCAATTCGACGGAAGGGATCAAAATGTCGGCTGGCTTTATCCAGAAGAGGagcaaaataatatatatatatatatatatatatatgtgtgtgtgtgtgtgtgtgtgtgtgtgtgtgtgtgtgtgtgtgtgtgtgtgttgttgttgttgttgttgttgttgttgtttttgttattttctttcaaatCAAACCGTAGTTTCAGATGTCGTTGAtctcacaatgtgtgtgtctgtcctttctttctcgaTATAATTATGAGTACCCGTCtggtcttcttctccctccattAGAATGTGTATAATGCCATCGCAGTTCTCTGTTATGTGTATCCGTTTGGCTTTATATTGGATTGggatgcattgcattgcattgcattgcatagcattgcattgcattgcattgcgctgtACTGCAgagtactgcattgtgtttgtaTGCATCGCAATACgttgtaatgtactgcattgtatggtactgcgttgtattgtactgtattgtactgcattgtattgtactgcatgtatggtactgcattgtattgtactgcattgtactgcattgtatggtactgcattgtattgtactgtattgtactgcattgtatggtactgcattgtatggtactgtattgtactgcattgtattgtactgcattgtatggtactgcattgtattgtactgtatggtactgcattgtattgtactgcattgtattgtactgtattgtactacattgtatATCCTCCTCCCGATGCTTGCTCAGGATCACGGGCATCTCACGGGAGGGGCAGAGTTTCCAAAACAGAATGCGCTTCGCAGAGCCAAGATGACTAGGGCTGAAGCACTCAGTCGACATGAAGCACCACAGAGGTCTGGTGGGGTTGGACATGTATGCGATCTGAATGGACAAAACACGATTGTCAAAGACAGTCTTCTGACCCCCGACTGGCTACTAGGGCAAGGCAAAGAACAGCGGAAGGTCACTGAAACTCTTcaaggattgtattgtattgtattgtattgtattgtattgtatcactctttttgtcacagtagattactctgtgtgaaattcgggctgctctccccagggagagcgcgtcgctacactgacagcgccaccccttttttagcgttttttttctgcgtgcaagttttatttgttttcctatcgaagtggatttttctacagaatttttgccagggacaatccttttgttgtcgtgttttttgttgttgttttttttcttttcttttctacgtgcgctaagtgcatgcttgctcacgggacctcggtttatagtatcatcctaatgactagcatccagaccaccactagtggaggggggaagagggggtaggggggggggagagaaaatactggcgactgtaccgtgattcgaagcagtgcgctcagattctctcgctgactaggcgggacgcgttacctctaggccatcactccactcagctGCCTGAAAGCTTCCCTCGGGGTCCGTGCAGCACCCCAATCCTCTGGTGGGGAAACCCTCACCACCGACCCGACCTCAGCGCCCGGCAACTGGCTGCTGTCCACAAGGGCGTTGTGGCGTTTGAagagaggcgtcttcaggaccACGACCTGAGAGGCGTCAGTCCCCGCAAAGAGGGGGTGACGACGAGACATATCGTCATCTATACTATTGCCTGTCCACAGTGCTGCCTATATCTGTGCGTATGACTTTGGGGGCAGCGTTTCTCATCCACAGCATCATTGACGTCTACATCGTTCGAGATGAACTTACACGAtgcatgatgacaatgttgatgatgtATTCCATTGTATGGTATTGTCCTGTCAGCAAAAGTCAACTCAAAATTTCCGACTGCTCACtccggaagaagaagacgatgtaCAATGTTGATGATGTATTCAATAGTATGGTATTGTCCTGTCAGCAAAAGTCAACTTCTCAAAATTCCGACTGCTCTCtccggaagaagaagacgatgtaCGCATCGCCGTTGTCTTGCGCCACGCGTgtttccttcctgtcttgtgtccgtgtatcagtgtgtgtgtgtgtgtgtgtgtgtgtgtgtgtatgtgtgtgtgtttgtgcgtgcgtgcgtgcgcgcgcgcgcgcgcgtgtgtgtgtgtttacccatcGCAATTAGTTTTACTGTAGACCTTTGCTTGGAACAACTcttcttgttgccatggggtgTTTGTAGATGCTGTGAAAGCACGCTGtacacatgacctcggtttacATGATTATCGTCTCGTTAGAGAACTGAGCAgctaaaggtggtggtggtggtcgtggagagagaagtgtgtgtgtgtctgtgtgtgtgtgtgtgtgtgtgtgtgtgtgtgtgaacgcctaTTTTGGGGGTCTTCTAGTGATAGGGTAAGTTTGATTTTGAAGTGTGCACGACATATTTTTGTAAGTATCGATTTTATCTACACCGTTCTCTTGTGTGTGAACTCACGGTTATTTATGTCattgtatcattgttgttgttgttttgttttgtttttatctgtacATCTCTGTCATATTTGTCAGTGTGATAGCTGACGATGGtgacttttgttttcttgtgtaaaTAGTCTTTCGAAACCGGGATTTTGGTGTTGAATAAAATG
This genomic interval from Babylonia areolata isolate BAREFJ2019XMU chromosome 8, ASM4173473v1, whole genome shotgun sequence contains the following:
- the LOC143285044 gene encoding transmembrane protein 229A-like, with the translated sequence MEISNHVDTNSHLPPNPLQRQQQQQQQQQQQHRQTLSPLPFWARFYFYGMHGLLDEIVFTALFDLVFEPEGNRQLKGYSTLSSFFIYGSCSFVMESCFIYCTKRGYPVSVRLAMYVLAAYLWEFTSGLVLRQLGACSWDYSHYPLNLLGLVTLVYAPGWLFLGLLQDYMYRYLFSLHVVKGKFLKAN